TGTGGATAAACTATTTCACATGCATGGAAAAAGTTGTCCACAACCATTGAATGGTGTCGATAACCCTCGAATCCACCATTTTCGGCTATTCAGAAAAATGTATATATATAAATCTTATGAAACGGGAATGTTTTTCTCGAAAAATATTATAGAAAAGGAGGGGGCATTCAGTTTGGAAAATATCACGGATTTATGGAACCGGGCACTGCAGGATATGGAGAAAAAGATCAGTAAACCGAGCTTTGAAACCTGGCTTAAGTCAACAAAAGCTTTTTCTCTTAAACGGAACGTTTTAACCGTCACAGCGCCTAATGAATTCGCCCGGGACTGGCTTGAAGGGAACTACACGCAATTAATTGTCGGTGTCATAAAGGAAATAACCGGGGAAGAGCTGACGATCAAGTTCATTATTCCTCAAAATCAGGACGAAGATGATTTCGCTTTGGCTGCACCCCCAAGAAAGCCCGTCGTTGACGATGACCAGCAGGAATGGTCTAAGAGCATGCTGAATCCGAAGTACACCTTTGACACCTTTGTCATCGGATCCGGTAATCGCTTCGCGCACGCTGCTTCACTTGCTGTAGCGGAAGCACCGGCAAAAGCTTATAACCCGTTATTTATTTACGGGGGAGTAGGACTTGGCAAAACGCACTTAATGCATGCGATCGGCCATTATGTGCTTGAACATAACGCATCTGCTAAGGTTGTTTACTTATCTTCTGAGAAATTCACCAATGAATTTATTAATTCAATCCGTGATAACAAAGCGGTTGATTTCCGCAATAAGTACCGGAACGTAGATGTGCTGTTAATTGATGATATTCAATTTTTAGCCGGGAAAGAACAGACGCAAGAGGAATTTTTCCATACTTTTAATACTTTACATGAAGAAAGTAAACAGATCGTAATCTCAAGCGACCGGCCGCCTAAAGAGATTCCGACACTGGAGGACCGTCTGCGTTCACGTTTTGAGTGGGGGCTGATCACGGACATCACACCGCCTGATCTTGAAACAAGAATCGCCATTCTCCGCAAAAAGGCGAAGGCAGAGGGACTTGATATTCCAAATGAAGCGATGCTGTATATCGCCAACCAGATTGACTCCAATATCCGTGAGCTTGAAGGGGCGCTGATTCGCGTTGTGGCTTATTCTTCATTAGTCAGCAAGGACATTAATGCAGACCTGGCAGCTGAAGCACTGAAGGATATTATGCCAAGCTCCAAGCCGAAAGTGATTACGATCATGGACATTCAAAAAACCGTGGGAGAGCATTTCAGCGTAAAGCTTGAGGATTTCAAAGCGAAAAAACGGACAAAAACCGTCGCATTTCCAAGGCAGATCGCGATGTATCTGTCGCGTGAGATGACAGACTTCTCTTTACCGAAGATCGGGGAAGAATTCGGAGGGCGTGATCATACAACGGTTATACATGCCCACGAAAAAATTTCAAAACTGCTCGCAACAGACGAATCTTTAAAGCAGGAATTGAAGGATATTAAAGCCGAACTGCAAAAGTAGGGAAATAACCGCTGTGTATAAGTGACAAAATCCGTGCACGTTCGACCACATTCTATTCACATGCGGATAACACGTCATGTCAGTCATTAACAGACATATCCACATATCCACAGCCCCTACTATTATTACTAAGTTTATTTAAAAATATTTATTATATAACTCGCAGCAAACTTGCGAAGAGTTGGAGGATATCTTACATGAAATTTCAGATTCAGCGTGATCGTCTTGTTGATGGCGTTAATGATGTCATCAAAGCGGTCTCATCCAGAACAGCGATTCCGATTTTGAGCGGAATTAAAATTACAGCTCACGAGGAAGGAATTACACTGACTGGAAGTGATTCAGATATTTCGATTGAATCGTTTATTCCAAAAGAAGAAGATGGTAAGGAAATCGTTCATGTTGAAGAAACAGGGGGCATTGTCCTTCAGGCCAGATTTTTTGAAAGCATCGTGAAAAAGCTGCCGCTTGATACAGTGGAAATTGAAGTCCACTCACACCTGCAAACCGTGATCCGCTCAGGAAAATCGGAATTCAACTTAAACGGCCAGGATGTAAGAGAATATCCGCATCTTCCGGAAATTGAGGAAGACAGCGTACTGAAAATCCCGACAAACCTTTTAAAAACGATTATTCGTCAGACGGTGTTCGCAGTGTCCACCTCAGAAACACGCCCTATCTTGACAGGTGTAAACTGGACGGTGGAAGACGGTACTTTAAACTGTGTTGCAACAGATTCCCATCGTCTGGCCATGCGTAAAGCACCGGTCAGCGGAGGAAACGGCGAGCCATACAAAGCCGTTATTCCGGGTAAAAGTCTAAATGAACTGAACAAAATTCTTGAAGATACAGCAGATGAAACAGAAATCGTCATGACAGAGAACCAGGTGCTGTTCCGCTCCAAGCACGTACTGTTCTTTTCAAGACTGCTTGAAGGAAATTATCCTGATACGTCAAGACTCGTTCCGTCTGAAAGCAAAACGTCGATGACTGTTGGCGGAAAAGAATTTTTACAGGCGATCGACCGTGCTTCCTTGTTAGCACGTGAAGAACGCAACAATGTCGTGAAGCTGTTGATCAGTGAAGACGGTAATGTTCAGATTTCATCTAACACTCCTGAAATCGGGAAGGTTGTTGAGGAAATCCAGAGTGATGAAACAACTGGTGAAGCGCTGACGATTTCATTCAGTGCGAAATACATGATGGATGCGTTAAAGGTGCTTGAAGGTACAGAAACGAATATCCAGTTTACCGGTGCGATGAGACCATTCGTTCTTCGCCCGACAGCAGATGACAGCATTCTTCAGCTGATCACACCTGTTCGTACGTACTAATGTCAGTGATTCATTGAAAGACTGAAACACAGCCGCTCAATTTGGCGGGATGTGTTTCAGTTTTTTGTTTTAGTGAAGGCCGGATGGGGAAGAGGATTTTTCATTTTGGGGAACGTTACAATTCCTGAGTGGAACGATACAAATCTATCGCCGTAGTGATACAATTAACAGACCAAACAGAACAATTCACCTGCTATCTGCAGCAAACGATACAATAAAATGCTGAAACAGTACGAAAAAATGTTGAAACGATACAATTATTTTCTGAATCGAGTCAATCACTCACCCAAACAGTACATTTCTAAAAAAATCAACCGCCTCCCAAAATTCGACGCCACCCCCATCCTTTACAATCATTACAACTCCATGTTTTCTTTGTTTTCGCGTACCCGTTAAGGTAAAATAAAAGGATAAGTCAATAAGAAAGAAGTGAACGGACATGAGTGAAAAAATCACGATCCAGACCGAATATATTACCCTCGGTCAATTTTTAAAGCTTGCGAACATTATCCAGAGTGGCGGGATGGCCAAATGGTTTTTAAGTGAGCATGAAATTTTTATTAACAAGGAACAGGACCAGCGCAGAGGACGTAAGCTGCGCGATGGCGATGAAATATATATTCCGGAAGTCGGCACTTATACGGTGAAGTCGGAAGGGTAGAAGGATGTTCATGCATGCACATTGAGGAGCTCGAGCTTTCGCATTATCGAAATTACGAAAAAATGACCCTGACCTTTGATAATAATGTCAATGTGATCCTCGGAGAGAACGCTCAGGGCAAGACAAACGTCATGGAGTCCATTTTTGTCCTGGCGATGGCAAAATCCCATAGAACGTCAAATGACAAAGATTTAATACAATGGGATGAGGAATATGCTAAAATAAAAGGTAGAGTGATGAAGCAGCACGGTGCTCTTCCCCTGGAACTGATCATTTCAAAAAAAGGGAAGAAAGCAAAAGTCAATCACCTTGAACAATCAAAACTCAGCCGCTATGTCGGCCATATGAATGTTGTGATGTTTGCGCCCGAAGATCTCCACCTCGTGAAGGGGAGCCCTCAAGTAAGGCGTCGTTTTATTGATATGGAGATTGGACAGGTTTCAGCGGTCTATCTGCACGACAGCAGTCTTTACCAGAAGATTCTCCAGCAGCGAAACCATTATTTAAAGCAGCTTCAGACGCAGCGCCAAAAGGATCAGACGATGCTTGATGTGCTGACGGATCAGTTTATTGAGATGGCTGCTAAAATTGTGGTGCGCCGCTTTCATTATTTGAAGCTTTTGCAGGAATGGGCTGAACCGATCCATAAAGGGATTTCAAGAGGACTTGAAACACTTGAAGTGGTGTACAAGCCTTCGATTCCTGTTGATTCAGGCGTCTCCCATCAAGAGGTTGAAGATGCGTTCAGGGAAAAGTTTGAAGGATTGCGAAAGCGCGAGATTGAGCGGGGAGTCACCTTAGTCGGTCCGCACCGGGATGATTTACAGTTTCTTGTAAATGGTCACGATGTTCAGACGTTTGGCTCACAGGGTCAGCAAAGAACGACGGCGCTCTCCATTAAGCTTGCTGAAATAGAGCTGATCCATTCGGAAATCGGTGAATATCCGATTCTTTTGCTTGATGATGTGCTGTCTGAGCTTGACGATTACCGTCAGTCACATCTTTTAAATACGATTCAGGGCAAGGTCCAGACCTTTGTCACGACAACGAGTGTCGAAGGGATTGATCATGAGACCCTGAACGAGGCCACTACATTTATTGTTGAGCAGGGCAGCATTGTAAAGAAATCAAAAGGGGGCTGACCCAGGTGTATGTGCATATTGGGGAAGACGCAATGGTAAGAATGAATGACATCGTGGCGATAATGGATGTACAGGCGGCAGAGGGTTCGCTCATTATGGAGCAGTTTATGAAAGACAACGAAAACGGTATCGTTGATCTCTGTCAGTCTGCCTGTAAAGCCATTGTTATTACTGATTTCAAGGTTTATTTATCGCCATTGTCATCAGCAACCCTTAAAAAAAGAGCGGAAAAAATGAGCAGACCGTATAACCGGTCCTAAGTAATAGAAAGTGCAGGTGAAATCGCGTGGCAACTGAAGATACACAAATCCAGCAAGCCTACGATGAAAATCAGATACAGGTTCTTGAAGGTCTCGAAGCCGTCCGGAAGCGTCCGGGAATGTATATCGGCTCGACTTCCTCAAGAGGACTTCACCATCTCGTATGGGAAATCGTTGATAACAGTATTGACGAGGCGCTTGCGGGCCACTGTGACACAATCAAAATCAGAATCACAGAAGATAATTGGATCGAAGTAGAAGATAACGGCCGGGGAATTCCGGTTGGTACACACGAAAAGATGGGACGTCCTGCTGTTGAGGTCATTATGACTGTGCTTCACGCCGGCGGTAAGTTCGGCGGCGGCGGATATAAAGTATCCGGCGGACTGCACGGAGTAGGGGCTTCAGTTGTTAACGCCCTTTCAGAGCAGCTTGAAGTATTTGTTCACCGTGATGGCAACATCTATACCCAGACATATAAAAAAGGTGTGCCGCAGTTCGATTTGAAGATTGTCGGAGAAACGGACCACACTGGAACGGTTACACGCTTTAAAGCGGATCCTGAAATTTTCACTGAAACGACGGAATACGACTTTGACACGCTTGCAAACCGTGTGCGTGAGCTTGCCTTTCTTAACCGCGGTCTGGCTCTTGAAATTGAGGATCAGCGCGCGCAGGATGAAGAAGGAAATAATATTAAAAAGCATTACCACTATGAAGGCGGAATTAAGTCTTATGTTGAGCACTTGAACCGCACGAAGGAAGTTATTCATGAAGAGCCGGTCTTTATCGAAGGTGAAAAAGACGGCATCTCTATTGAAATTTCCATGCAGTACAATCAGGGGTTTTCAAGCAATATTTATTCATTTGCCAATAACATTAACACGTATGAGGGTGGAACGCATGAATCAGGCTTTAAGACTGCGCTTACCCGCGTGATTAACAGTTATGCAGCCCGCAATAATTTATTAAAAGACGCCGATGGCAATCTGTCCGGTGAAGACGTGCGTGAAGGCTTAACCGCGATTATTTCGATTAAGCATCCGGATCCGCAGTTTGAAGGACAGACAAAAACAAAGCTCGGCAACTCTGAAGCAAGAACGATTACAGATCAGCTCTTTTCGGAGCATTTCGATAAATTTATGATGGAAAACCCGACTGTTGCCCGCCAGATCGTGGACAAGGGTTCCATGGCGGCGCGTGCGCGTCTTGCAGCGAAAAAAGCACGTGAGTTAACACGCAGAAAGAGTGCGCTTGAAGTATCAAGTCTTCCGGGGAAACTCGCTGACTGTTCTTCACGGGATCCTAAGATCAGCGAGCTGTATGTCGTTGAGGGTGACTCGGCCGGCGGATCAGCCAAGCAGGGCCGTGACCGTCATTTCCAGGCGATCCTGCCGCTGCGTGGAAAGATCATTAACGTTGAGAAAGCACGTCTTGATAAGATTCTGTCGAATAATGAAATTCGTGCGATCATCACAGCGCTTGGCACAGGCATCGGGGAAGAGTTCGATATTTCAAAAGCCCGTTACCATAAAATTGTCATCATGACGGATGCCGATGTAGACGGTGCGCACATTCGTACGCTCCTATTAACATTCCTGTACCGTTATATGAGACAAATTATTGAGGCAGGTTATATTTATATTGCACAGCCGCCGTTATATAAAATTACGCAGGGGAAAACAATCCGCTATGCGTATACAGACCGCGAACTGAATAAGATTCTTGAAGAAATCCCAGCGGCACCAAAACCGGGACTTCAGCGTTATAAGGGTCTTGGTGAGATGAATCCGGAGCAGCTATGGGAAACAACGATGAATCCGGAATCACGTACGCTTTTACAAGTCACGATGGAAGATGCGATTGAAGCGGATGAAACGTTTGAGATTCTGATGGGGGATAAAGTAGAGCCGCGCCGTCAGTTTATCGAGGACAATGCTGCCTACGTGAAAAACCTGGACGTGTAACAGGTGGATAGAAGAGAGGGATAGGCATCTGTTCTATCCCTTCTTACTGTTTTAAAGAAAAAACAGCAGATCAGCCGGCATGATCGTAATCAGCGGAGGATCTGTCTGAATGATGCAAAGCCGTTGATTAACCGGGCTTTTCTCTTATAAGGAGGTTTTTGTTGTTATGGCCGAGACGCCTAGTTCGAATGTTCATGAGATCAATATTAGCCAGGAAATGCGTACGTCGTTCATGGACTATGCGATGAGTGTTATCGTATCCCGTGCGCTTCCTGATGTAAGAGACGGTCTGAAGCCGGTTCACCGTCGTATCCTGTATGCGATGAATGACCTTGGGATGACGTCTGATAAAGCATTCAAAAAGTCTGCCCGTATCGTCGGGGAAGTAATCGGTAAGTACCACCCTCACGGAGACTCAGCCGTGTATGACACGATGGTCCGTATGGCGCAGGATTTCAGCTATCGCTATATGCTTGTAGAGGGACATGGAAACTTTGGATCTGTCGATGGAGATGCCGCTGCCGCGATGCGTTATACGGAAGCGAGAATGTCCAAAATATCGATGGAGCTTCTACGCGATATTAATAAAGATACGATTGACTATCGTGATAACTATGACGGTTCTGAACGTGAGCCGATCGTTCTGCCTTCCCGTTTCCCGAACCTGCTTGTAAATGGCTCAAGCGGAATCGCAGTTGGAATGGCGACAAATATTCCTCCACACCAGCTCGGGGAAGTCATTGACGGCCTGCTTGCTTTCAGTGAGCATCCTGAGATTACGATTGCTGAACTGATGGAGCATATTCCGGGACCGGATTTCCCAACTGGGGCTCTAATTTTAGGCCGCAGCGGGATTCGCCGCGCCTATGAAACGGGTAGAGGATCCGTTGTTCAGCGTGCGAAGGTTGAAATCGAACAGAAAGCCAATGGACGGGAAACGATTCTCGTTCATGAAATTCCTTATCAGGTTAATAAAGCGAAGCTGATTGAGAAAATTGCTGAGCTTGTGCGTGATAAGAAGATTGATGGCATTACGGATCTTCGTGATGAATCTGACCGTAACGGTATGCGAATCGTCATTGAAGTTCGACGTGATGCAAATGCCAACGTCCTGTTAAATAATTTATACAAGCAGACCGCTCTTCAGACGAGCTTCGGTATTAATATGCTGGCGCTTGTAGACGGTCAGCCGAAGGTACTGAACCTGAAAGAAGCGCTTCACCATTATTTAGAGCACCAAAAAGTCGTGATCCGACGCAGAACGGAATTTGAACTCCGTAAAGCGGAAGCACGTGCACATATTCTAGAAGGTCTGCGCATTGCGCTTGATCATATTGATGAAATTATTGCCTTAATCCGTGGTTCTGAAACAGCGGACCTTGCGCGTGAAGGGTTGATGGAGCAGTTCAGTCTGTCTGAAAAGCAGGCACAGGCGATTCTTGATATGCGTCTTCAGCGTCTGACAGGACTTGAGCGCGACAAGATTGAAGAAGAATATCAGTCACTCGTTGCGTTAATTAAAGACCTGAAAGAAATTCTTGCAAGTGAAGCACGCGTGGTGGAAATCATCCGTGAAGAGCTGCTTGAATTAAAAGAACGTTTTAACGATAAGCGCCGTACAGAGATCACAACAGGCGGAGCGGAAATGATCGAGGATGAAGACCTGATCCCGCGTGAAAACCTGATTGTGACGCTTACGCATAACGGTTATATCAAACGTCTGCCGGCTTCTACCTACCGTTCTCAAAAACGCGGTGGCCGGGGGATTCAGGGGATGGGTACGAACGAAAATGATTTCGTTGAGCACCTGCTGACGACCTCTACGCATGATACGATCCTATTCTTTACGAATAAAGGGAAAGTATACCGTACAAAAGGTTATGAAATTCCTGAGTACAGCCGGACGGCGAAAGGTCTTCCAATTATCAACCTTCTTGAAATAGATAAAGACGAAGTCGTGAACGCGATGATCCGTGTAGAGGAATTCAAAGAGGACTCTTACTTCTTCTTTACGACGCGTAAAGGTCTGGCGAAACGTACACAGGCAACCGATTTCGCCAACATCCGTACAAACGGGCTGATTGCGATCAACCTGCGTGAGGATGACGAGCTCATTTCGGTGAAATTTACAGACGGCAGTCAGGAAATGATCATCGGAACGAAAAACGGTCTCCTGATCCGTTTCCCTGAAACCGACGTCCGCTCAATGGGACGTACAGCTGCCGGGGTAAGAGGAATCCGTCTGAATGCAGACGATGAAGTCGTTGGCATGGAAGTACTTGAAAAAGACAACGATATCCTGGTCGTAACGGAAAACGGCTATGGTAAACGGACGCCTGAAGCAGAATACCGCGTTCAATCAAGAGGCGGTAAAGGAATTAAAACATGTAACATTACCGAGAAAAACGGACGTCTTGTCTCTGTAAACGCCGTATCCGGTAACGAAGACATCATGGTCATCACTGCGCAAGGCGTGCTGATCCGAATGGATGTCGGCGGGATTTCCCAGACGGGCAGAAGCACGCAGGGTGTGAAGCTGATCCGTCTTGGTGATGAGGAATACGTGGCTACGGTGACACGTATTGAAAAAGAAGAAGAAACAGATGAGATCGATGAAGAGGCTGCAGAAGGATTAGAAGCAGCGGCTCCGTCAGAAGAAACAGAATAAAGCAATACTGTGTAAAAAAGAGATCACGCTGTTCATTGGCGCGGTCTCTTTTTTTGTTTCCATCTGAAAAATTCTGAAAAAACAGGAAAAATAACTTTCTGCTTTCCTTTTACGATGTGATAAAATGAATAAAAAGAACTAGCCGAGGTGCGAGGATGAAGGTACATGTTGAAGAACTGAAGATAGGGTGTATTGCTGCTGAGGATGTAATGGGGCTGACGGCAAATCCGATCATCAAGAAAGGAACAGAAATTGACCCTATACATATTGAAGTGCTGAGGGCATTTAACATTCGCCAGCTTGCGATTTTGTCTAAAACAGCCGATGGAGAAATGATCGATGCAGAACCAATCAAAGACGAAGAAGTATTTCATGAAGCCGGTGCTTATGATGAGGTTGAAAATTATTCCTTCAAAAAGCTTTATATGGATTTTGTTAAGTTCTTCAATGCTGCCTTCAATGGTTGGCAATCCGGAAGTAAAGTGGATGTAGTTGACCTGAAAAATAAACTGACACCGCTTTTAAAAGTAGTATCGTCTGACCGGGATATTATTTATTATCTCCCACGCTGGTCCCAGCCAAAGGATTATATGGCTCACCATGCTGTTTCAACAGCGCTGATCAGTTACTTAGTGGCTGAGAAATACGGCTACGACAAAGGAGCCTGTATCCAGACTGCTCTGGCCGGAATTATAGCCGATACAGGAATGGCGAAAATGCCCCTGTCGATTTTAAAGAAAACAGGGCCACTCACACAGGAGGAAGCAATTGAGATTCGTAAGCATCCGATTTACAGCTATCAATATGTCATGGACACACCTCTTTTGAAAAATGAAATGAAACAGGCCATCTATCAGCACCATGAACGACTGGATGGCAGCGGCTATCCGAGAGGAAGTAAACGGTCAGAGATTAACCTGCCGGCTCAGATGATCGCTCTTGCTGACGTGTATCATGCCATGACGTCTGAACGGCTGTACCGCGCCAAACAATCACCATTTAAAGCGCTGGAAACAATCATGCATGACGAATTTGGCAAATTTGACATTATCCTGTTAAAAACACTTCAGGAAATGATCGGCAACCTGTCCACCGGGACAAAGGTCGAACTGTCCAACGAACAGGTCGCTGAAGTGATCTTCACAAAACCGGACGAACTCCTCCGCCCAATGGTCCGCTTGACAACAACAGAAGAAGTCATTGACCTGTCAACGAACCGCAAACTGTTTATTGAAAGAGTTATTTCCTAGAATGAAATCGCTTTTTTCATAGTGTTTAAAAAAGGCATGACATTATATTTCATATCTATCTCAAAATGAAACCACATCGTACCGGGGGCATCCTTCGCTTTCCGCGGCCGCGCGGTGAGCCAGCTAGCGCTACGCACTACGCTGTCTCACCTGTCGCTTCTCTGCCGCAGGAGTCTACGGATGCCCCCGGTACGATTGATGAAAACTGACATTCTTAACAGAGTTATTTCCTAACGGAGATAGCTCTTTTCTTTTGATAAAAAAAGTTTTTTTAAAAAATTTTAAAATGATTTGAACAAATGGGTGACCTGAATCGTATAAGCCATAGAAAAAGAAAGGAGAGGCAGGATGAAGAGAACGACACCAGAGCAGCTGAGCGTGCTGCTGCATGAACATTATTCGTTTTTATATGCCTATTTAGTCAAGCTGACCCTTCATCCTGCTGAAGCCGAGGATCTCGCGCAGGATACAATGATTCGCTGTATCGAGCGTTACGCTCAGTACAATCCGAAGAAGTCAGCCTTTACAACGTGGATGATCCAGATCGCAACGAACCTCTGGATTGATAAAAAACGCCGGAAAAAGCGGGAGCACATGTACCTGAACAGCCGTCAGCTGGAATGGA
The sequence above is drawn from the Jeotgalibacillus aurantiacus genome and encodes:
- the dnaA gene encoding chromosomal replication initiator protein DnaA; the encoded protein is MENITDLWNRALQDMEKKISKPSFETWLKSTKAFSLKRNVLTVTAPNEFARDWLEGNYTQLIVGVIKEITGEELTIKFIIPQNQDEDDFALAAPPRKPVVDDDQQEWSKSMLNPKYTFDTFVIGSGNRFAHAASLAVAEAPAKAYNPLFIYGGVGLGKTHLMHAIGHYVLEHNASAKVVYLSSEKFTNEFINSIRDNKAVDFRNKYRNVDVLLIDDIQFLAGKEQTQEEFFHTFNTLHEESKQIVISSDRPPKEIPTLEDRLRSRFEWGLITDITPPDLETRIAILRKKAKAEGLDIPNEAMLYIANQIDSNIRELEGALIRVVAYSSLVSKDINADLAAEALKDIMPSSKPKVITIMDIQKTVGEHFSVKLEDFKAKKRTKTVAFPRQIAMYLSREMTDFSLPKIGEEFGGRDHTTVIHAHEKISKLLATDESLKQELKDIKAELQK
- the dnaN gene encoding DNA polymerase III subunit beta, whose product is MKFQIQRDRLVDGVNDVIKAVSSRTAIPILSGIKITAHEEGITLTGSDSDISIESFIPKEEDGKEIVHVEETGGIVLQARFFESIVKKLPLDTVEIEVHSHLQTVIRSGKSEFNLNGQDVREYPHLPEIEEDSVLKIPTNLLKTIIRQTVFAVSTSETRPILTGVNWTVEDGTLNCVATDSHRLAMRKAPVSGGNGEPYKAVIPGKSLNELNKILEDTADETEIVMTENQVLFRSKHVLFFSRLLEGNYPDTSRLVPSESKTSMTVGGKEFLQAIDRASLLAREERNNVVKLLISEDGNVQISSNTPEIGKVVEEIQSDETTGEALTISFSAKYMMDALKVLEGTETNIQFTGAMRPFVLRPTADDSILQLITPVRTY
- the yaaA gene encoding S4 domain-containing protein YaaA; this encodes MSEKITIQTEYITLGQFLKLANIIQSGGMAKWFLSEHEIFINKEQDQRRGRKLRDGDEIYIPEVGTYTVKSEG
- the recF gene encoding DNA replication/repair protein RecF (All proteins in this family for which functions are known are DNA-binding proteins that assist the filamentation of RecA onto DNA for the initiation of recombination or recombinational repair.), whose product is MHIEELELSHYRNYEKMTLTFDNNVNVILGENAQGKTNVMESIFVLAMAKSHRTSNDKDLIQWDEEYAKIKGRVMKQHGALPLELIISKKGKKAKVNHLEQSKLSRYVGHMNVVMFAPEDLHLVKGSPQVRRRFIDMEIGQVSAVYLHDSSLYQKILQQRNHYLKQLQTQRQKDQTMLDVLTDQFIEMAAKIVVRRFHYLKLLQEWAEPIHKGISRGLETLEVVYKPSIPVDSGVSHQEVEDAFREKFEGLRKREIERGVTLVGPHRDDLQFLVNGHDVQTFGSQGQQRTTALSIKLAEIELIHSEIGEYPILLLDDVLSELDDYRQSHLLNTIQGKVQTFVTTTSVEGIDHETLNEATTFIVEQGSIVKKSKGG
- the remB gene encoding extracellular matrix regulator RemB, which produces MYVHIGEDAMVRMNDIVAIMDVQAAEGSLIMEQFMKDNENGIVDLCQSACKAIVITDFKVYLSPLSSATLKKRAEKMSRPYNRS
- the gyrB gene encoding DNA topoisomerase (ATP-hydrolyzing) subunit B; its protein translation is MATEDTQIQQAYDENQIQVLEGLEAVRKRPGMYIGSTSSRGLHHLVWEIVDNSIDEALAGHCDTIKIRITEDNWIEVEDNGRGIPVGTHEKMGRPAVEVIMTVLHAGGKFGGGGYKVSGGLHGVGASVVNALSEQLEVFVHRDGNIYTQTYKKGVPQFDLKIVGETDHTGTVTRFKADPEIFTETTEYDFDTLANRVRELAFLNRGLALEIEDQRAQDEEGNNIKKHYHYEGGIKSYVEHLNRTKEVIHEEPVFIEGEKDGISIEISMQYNQGFSSNIYSFANNINTYEGGTHESGFKTALTRVINSYAARNNLLKDADGNLSGEDVREGLTAIISIKHPDPQFEGQTKTKLGNSEARTITDQLFSEHFDKFMMENPTVARQIVDKGSMAARARLAAKKARELTRRKSALEVSSLPGKLADCSSRDPKISELYVVEGDSAGGSAKQGRDRHFQAILPLRGKIINVEKARLDKILSNNEIRAIITALGTGIGEEFDISKARYHKIVIMTDADVDGAHIRTLLLTFLYRYMRQIIEAGYIYIAQPPLYKITQGKTIRYAYTDRELNKILEEIPAAPKPGLQRYKGLGEMNPEQLWETTMNPESRTLLQVTMEDAIEADETFEILMGDKVEPRRQFIEDNAAYVKNLDV
- the gyrA gene encoding DNA gyrase subunit A encodes the protein MAETPSSNVHEINISQEMRTSFMDYAMSVIVSRALPDVRDGLKPVHRRILYAMNDLGMTSDKAFKKSARIVGEVIGKYHPHGDSAVYDTMVRMAQDFSYRYMLVEGHGNFGSVDGDAAAAMRYTEARMSKISMELLRDINKDTIDYRDNYDGSEREPIVLPSRFPNLLVNGSSGIAVGMATNIPPHQLGEVIDGLLAFSEHPEITIAELMEHIPGPDFPTGALILGRSGIRRAYETGRGSVVQRAKVEIEQKANGRETILVHEIPYQVNKAKLIEKIAELVRDKKIDGITDLRDESDRNGMRIVIEVRRDANANVLLNNLYKQTALQTSFGINMLALVDGQPKVLNLKEALHHYLEHQKVVIRRRTEFELRKAEARAHILEGLRIALDHIDEIIALIRGSETADLAREGLMEQFSLSEKQAQAILDMRLQRLTGLERDKIEEEYQSLVALIKDLKEILASEARVVEIIREELLELKERFNDKRRTEITTGGAEMIEDEDLIPRENLIVTLTHNGYIKRLPASTYRSQKRGGRGIQGMGTNENDFVEHLLTTSTHDTILFFTNKGKVYRTKGYEIPEYSRTAKGLPIINLLEIDKDEVVNAMIRVEEFKEDSYFFFTTRKGLAKRTQATDFANIRTNGLIAINLREDDELISVKFTDGSQEMIIGTKNGLLIRFPETDVRSMGRTAAGVRGIRLNADDEVVGMEVLEKDNDILVVTENGYGKRTPEAEYRVQSRGGKGIKTCNITEKNGRLVSVNAVSGNEDIMVITAQGVLIRMDVGGISQTGRSTQGVKLIRLGDEEYVATVTRIEKEEETDEIDEEAAEGLEAAAPSEETE
- a CDS encoding HD-GYP domain-containing protein, with product MKVHVEELKIGCIAAEDVMGLTANPIIKKGTEIDPIHIEVLRAFNIRQLAILSKTADGEMIDAEPIKDEEVFHEAGAYDEVENYSFKKLYMDFVKFFNAAFNGWQSGSKVDVVDLKNKLTPLLKVVSSDRDIIYYLPRWSQPKDYMAHHAVSTALISYLVAEKYGYDKGACIQTALAGIIADTGMAKMPLSILKKTGPLTQEEAIEIRKHPIYSYQYVMDTPLLKNEMKQAIYQHHERLDGSGYPRGSKRSEINLPAQMIALADVYHAMTSERLYRAKQSPFKALETIMHDEFGKFDIILLKTLQEMIGNLSTGTKVELSNEQVAEVIFTKPDELLRPMVRLTTTEEVIDLSTNRKLFIERVIS
- a CDS encoding sigma-70 family RNA polymerase sigma factor, whose amino-acid sequence is MKRTTPEQLSVLLHEHYSFLYAYLVKLTLHPAEAEDLAQDTMIRCIERYAQYNPKKSAFTTWMIQIATNLWIDKKRRKKREHMYLNSRQLEWKLGEGPGLEIAEALKTLKDIHRIPVVLSYYYGYSYEEIATICQVSTGTVKSRMHHAMTKLRKELGDNETQQAR